DNA from Ictalurus punctatus breed USDA103 chromosome 7, Coco_2.0, whole genome shotgun sequence:
GAAAGAAACTGATCTCCCATTTCctttaatccccccccccccaccacaaACAGCACTGTCGTTGTGCTAACTTCTATCTAGTTTCACATTTTTAAGACTACAAATCAAACAATAGCACACTTTTATACATTTCTCTAATAAGGCATAAGAATAATAAGCCACTgagtttaaaagtaaaaaaaaaagaagaaaaaaaaaaaaaaagaagaagaagggattTTGGCTATAAACGTTCATTCTATAAAAAGCTACTTCTCATTCATGGCTGTAAACAAAGATTacggagatttttttttttttttttttttaagatgcttGAGTCCCATTTtgtacatttcattaaaaaaacatgataatCATCAATAAGATATTTCCAAAATGCCTCTTCTATGCAAAATGGCAGTTAAGTCGATGAACGGAAGGTCCGATTTGCCTAAACAACATGCTAAAAAGGACCGATCCCAGCTAACGTGGCACATCTAGCCATCTTATCTTTCCCAAATGATTCTAATCCCTGTTTCTCACCATGCTGATTGGCGTAGctacattaaaacaaataaaagcagaGAGGATTCACAGTGTCTTTCAGCTTTCAGGAGGGGTGCCGTGGGATGGGGAGGAGTGATACACATCATAACTGATCGtttaagatctttttttttttctctttctctcaggatGTGAAGGGTGCGTGTATGTATTGTGGTAGAAAAATCAAGGCAGTTTTCCctaaatgcatgtgtgtgtgttgatccACGTGTGTGCCTGTCGTTCGGTCATTGCATCCAATGCAACTGACgtcaacacacatacactgtctCGAAGACGCAaaggacaaacacacacacacataaaaacagtGTCAAACCCTGGTCCTGGCACTTCACACACCTCGGGgaataaacattcatttaaaaaaaaaaaacgtgatgTATCGACAGCTAATTCATatggtgtgtttatatatttatgtacagACAAACATCAAATGGTTTATATTTCCACTAATTATTTCAagcaaatctttaaaaaaaaaaaaaaaaaaaaaaaaaaattctcaagtACAGGATCATTCATACcctaatatatttttaaaaaaaacacacacataaagcaTCACATGGCTAATAGTTTAGCCTACACCTTAAAGCTGTCTACAGCATTAAGGTTTGAGATTTGAAACGTTACATTGTAAGTCGTGTATGATTAAAAGTGTGCACGTTCCCTTTCTCGAACCCTGACTCGCTACACCGGGTGTGTGATCAGGACCAAAGTCAGATGTTCCAGTCCTTAAAAGCCAAGGCAcccagacaaacacacacacacacacacacacacacacacacacttctcccaCACTTACAGAAACCACAGACACACTCTgtccacacacaaaacatacacacacacagtcagagacATGGCGCGaggagagaaggggggggggcagtggGAGGAAGTGCACACTATCGAAAGGGCGTTTCGGGAGGGTGCAGGGCGAGTTCGGAGCGGCGCAGGAGGGGCTCCTTGCGCGACGGCGGAATCGGCGGCGGCTCATACACGCGGGATGTTGCCACGGCGATGGCGGCAGTGGCAGGCACGGGGGCGGCGGGCAGCACTGGCCTGAGCGAGTCGAGGGCGGTAGGAACGGCAGACAGCGTGGGGATGGCGGACATCGCCGCCAGTGGGCTTGGGGCTTGATAATGAACCGTGGGGTACTGTGGGTACTGGGCGAGCTGCTGGTACTGCTGATAGTACTCCGCGTAGTACCTGAAAGAGAACgtcagagacacacacacacaccagactcAAATGGTAAATCTGTACCAAACAGTCCAATACAGTGTCAAAATGCTCATTTTGTGTAGACGTGCCAATACAAAAGTTTTTATATCACCATAATTGCTAAATCTTTACTTATAGCTTATGAGATTATGAGATTGtatatttaaatcatttctaCGTTTACAGGAACCTGGCACTCATCCCAAACTGCTCTATTCACTTCCAAATGGAACTCAGGGACGATGGCATTTTGAAGCAACAATATATTGTATAGTAAatattgctgtatttttttgtaattatgcCTAGCATACAGTTTTGCTAATTTACCAGAACTCTGCCTTTCCTCTAGAACCAGTAAGCTAAACCCACCTGGCAAGAAGATCCTCTTCCTGGGCGGCGGCCTCTTCCCGGCCTGCAGGAGTAGGCAGTAGTGCTCGGCGCTTTGCCCTCTGGTACATGAAAGGCTTCATAACTGGGTCAGGCAGCAGAGGTGCTGATCTTCTGAGCGGGCTCCTGTCCCTTTCCCCAGATTTCGTACTAGCTTGCTGCTGCTCTGCTAGCACCTGCTGTCCCTGTGCAAAGTACTGAGCCCTTGCTGCTTCAAAGATGGCCGTCGGGTCAGCCGCTCCCAGTGCGCTGTAAGCCGGGCTGGCTGTGTAGATGGCTGAAGCTACCGTGTAGGCTGGGTTTACAGCAGCGGCTGCAGGTACTTCCATGCTAGGTGCTGCAGCTAAAAACACAGGGTTGGCCATTGCAGGCGTGTAAACCTGTGGCCCGTAGGCAGCGGCGGCGGCTGCAGCAGCTGCAACACTTCCGCTTGTCACCTGGCCATAGAGGGCAGGGTTAAGAGATCCATACACCTGTGCAGCAGCTGCGCTGGCCCCAGAGTTAAGAGCTTGATTAGCCATCGTGCCTCCATAGAGCTGGTTAGCGACTGTTCCGTAAACTTGGTTAGCTAGCGCGCCGTATACAGCAGGTGCAACGGCGGCTGCTCCTTCCGCTCGCGCTCCTGCAGCAGTCAGGCCAGTCAAAGCAGCATAGGTGGGGTCGAAGGTCGTGGTATTGTAGACCGAGTTGTGGACGCTCTGCTGTACCTGAAGTGGCAGTCCTGCAGCGGCAGCGGCAGCAGCTGCCAGCACTGCCGCTTGACTCTGGTACTGCTCCAGAGCGGGTTTCCCAGAGGGACACTCACCAGCATAGTGACCCTGTTTACCACAACTAACGCAAGGGATCTTTCCAGTCGGGGTCTGCTTACTGGGCTGGACTTTGGACAACTCCACAGAGAGTGGACGTCCCTTGAATGAGGTGCCGTGCAAGGCTTCAATGGCTTGTAGCGCGTCCTCTTTGTTCTCCATGTGCACGAAGGCATAGCCTGTGGAAGAAGAGTGCCAGGCTGTAATTGAGTAAAAAAGGGGGTTGATGTATCAATCCCTACCTGCAGCCTGGCTCAAAAAGAGCCTTCACTCTTCACCAAACATATTAAACTCTCATCGCAAAAAGGGGCTCGGCTCGTAAAATGCTCGTACATGCCTTCATTAGCTGCTTTGTAAATTGGAACAGAATTTCATTTTATAAACTGTACAGCAGATGCTGAACAAAGTTACCGAACATACAGCCATCGTTCTCTTAACCTTTGCTGATCTTCCTCCATATTCAGAGAATCAACAAAACCAGCATGCATGAATGTTTTCACAGTTTTCTCGGGAGCTCAGGAGCAAGCCAAGGCATGGACTCAAGCATCCAGGGCCAAGTATGAAAACGCTCTCACTtctcgtgtgtttttttttcttccccaccCCGTCTAAACATCTAAGTCTTTAAGAGTGTCCCGTTGAAGGCAGATTTTAAACGAGACATTTTCTGGTATGCCTACCAGACATACCAAGCAACTGaatttttggaattttttttaatcccacaaCTGGTGGTCCTCACTTAGTAGTGGGCAGAATAGCAGGAGAGATTTTCAAATCCTATCACTAGCATAACTGCGCAAACCTACTGCGCATTTAACTATTTCTTCACCATGACGATGCAGCAGCAATGCAAGTGGGATTATTAAAATACTTGCCTGTACATACTTCATGTACATCTGCGGGATTAAAAATGACAATCAATAGATGGCACATCAGAAACAAAACATCCCGGTCCATCAGGTTTCAAAGCCGAAAAAACCCCCATAAAATAGTGATTTCATGCACAGCAAAGTTTCACACAATGACGAGCGCTGTTTCTTTTATATTCCATTCTGCGCTCATCTCAGATCATAAACTCTGCTCTTCCCAGTCACTTGTATTTACTCATCTAGAAGATCCAGAAAATTCGAGACGGACCTTCGGGTAGGTTTGAAGGCGACAGGAGAGGTTTGTAAAATCCTTACTACTCGATAACGGTCTAGAataaaacatgagtatgcaattTGAGACAGAAGGCTAGTTTGTTTAGTCGGTTGCGGAGACCGTGTCATGTGATGCTAATTTTCGAGGATGTGCCGCTCCATACGACCGCAGGATACACGCAGCAGCCATCTTTGAGTACGAGTAGTTAAACGCAAGAATAACCCAGGTTTAAGCGTCCTAGCTGGCTGGTAGTTCTAGAAGACTTATCCGATACAA
Protein-coding regions in this window:
- the rbm14b gene encoding RNA-binding protein 14b isoform X2; amino-acid sequence: MDKGHTVKLFVGNLALDTTQEELSAIFEAYGQVVSCSVLRQFAFVHLQGEGAAERAIRELNGREFKGRNLVVEESRGRPLHSTKVFVGNLSGMCTTEDLKELFQTFGKVLECDKVKGYAFVHMENKEDALQAIEALHGTSFKGRPLSVELSKVQPSKQTPTGKIPCVSCGKQGHYAGECPSGKPALEQYQSQAAVLAAAAAAAAGLPLQVQQSVHNSVYNTTTFDPTYAALTGLTAAGARAEGAAAVAPAVYGALANQVYGTVANQLYGGTMANQALNSGASAAAAQVYGSLNPALYGQVTSGSVAAAAAAAAAYGPQVYTPAMANPVFLAAAPSMEVPAAAAVNPAYTVASAIYTASPAYSALGAADPTAIFEAARAQYFAQGQQVLAEQQQASTKSGERDRSPLRRSAPLLPDPVMKPFMYQRAKRRALLPTPAGREEAAAQEEDLLARYYAEYYQQYQQLAQYPQYPTVHYQAPSPLAAMSAIPTLSAVPTALDSLRPVLPAAPVPATAAIAVATSRVYEPPPIPPSRKEPLLRRSELALHPPETPFR
- the rbm14b gene encoding RNA-binding protein 14b isoform X1, whose product is MENVMDKGHTVKLFVGNLALDTTQEELSAIFEAYGQVVSCSVLRQFAFVHLQGEGAAERAIRELNGREFKGRNLVVEESRGRPLHSTKVFVGNLSGMCTTEDLKELFQTFGKVLECDKVKGYAFVHMENKEDALQAIEALHGTSFKGRPLSVELSKVQPSKQTPTGKIPCVSCGKQGHYAGECPSGKPALEQYQSQAAVLAAAAAAAAGLPLQVQQSVHNSVYNTTTFDPTYAALTGLTAAGARAEGAAAVAPAVYGALANQVYGTVANQLYGGTMANQALNSGASAAAAQVYGSLNPALYGQVTSGSVAAAAAAAAAYGPQVYTPAMANPVFLAAAPSMEVPAAAAVNPAYTVASAIYTASPAYSALGAADPTAIFEAARAQYFAQGQQVLAEQQQASTKSGERDRSPLRRSAPLLPDPVMKPFMYQRAKRRALLPTPAGREEAAAQEEDLLARYYAEYYQQYQQLAQYPQYPTVHYQAPSPLAAMSAIPTLSAVPTALDSLRPVLPAAPVPATAAIAVATSRVYEPPPIPPSRKEPLLRRSELALHPPETPFR